The DNA region TAAAAAATGTTGAAGGTACAAATACCATCATTTCATTTAGCAAGGAGGATGCCATGTGAAATTCATAAATACAGAATATAGTCTGTTAAGGATTGCAAGCCAATTTTATAGTGGTTTTATATTTTACTCCAAATGAAGGAAAAATGATGATCTGTTGAGGACTGATTAGTGATTTTATGATTCACACAAGAAAAGTGAAGAGTGATTTACAAATTGACAACTATAGCAGGTACAGGggtgtcattattactagtatatatataatgcctgctGTAAATTGATTCCTTTGTTAATACTTATCGGTATTAGTGGCTGCTAACAATATTAAAAggacaggaaaaaacaaaaggataTGTGATTATTATGTACTTTGTAACAAGGATTTTGCTGCTTTATATTGTCTAGTTATACAGagcaagatttttttattttttgttaaaaatgTTTAGACTTCAATTTATCTGTCACTTGTCCTGAACATTCCCTTTGCCAAAGCAGATAATGCTACTCTTCAATTTACAGCAATAACCTGAGACCTATACACCACATGACTTCTTTTTCAGCTGGAGCTCAGTGACAACCGAATCTCAGGTGGTTTGTCCGCCCTGACATGCCTCCCCAAATTGTCATACCTCAACCTTTCCGGAAACAAGATAAAAGACTTAGAAACTCTTGAGGCCTTGGTAAGGACACTGGAACGGTATTTCTATGTTTGGAGGGAATGAGAGTGGGTTGGAAGGACATATCACAGGGTGAAAGAGCGAGCTTTTTCAATCCTTTAGGGTtttttagtgtgtatatgtactggTTATTCAAAATTTAATATTTCATTTGGACTAGATTTGATCTTTTTATAAAGATATCATTTTATTGTGGTTATATATCTGGCGGCTGATAGCTGATTGAGCGGTAAGTACCTTTCCCTCGTTTATTGTAACatgaataaattgatgaaaatttttattaacatatttctattgattggaaaaaaaaaatttgcttcaACAGAAGGACCTAAAATCTCTGGTAAATTTGGATCTATTCAACTGTGAAGTATCACAGATTGAGAACTACAGAGAAAAGATGTTCAGTTTGATACCATCGCTTGTATTTCTGGATGGGTAAGTTATATTGTTCTATTAATGTAtcgtcattttcttctccttcccagtttttctctgtctttgttctcTCTTAAGCAGTGTATGGGTTGTAGATACAGCATTCATTTGGATAGTTAAATAGAAAATGATTTTTCATCAAATACACATAAGCCTAGTATCCCAATAGCTCTGTATATTTTATGATTAACTTGAATTACTACATGTaaagtgggatttttttttttttttttttttaatgcaaatatgaagttgtttgcatgtatgtatgtgtatgtgtgtgtgtgtatatatatatatatatatatatatatatatatataatatacattttatatataatatatatatgtatatatatatatatatatatatatatatatatatatgcatacatatgtatacatatgtatacatatacatacatacatacatacatacatacatacatacatacatacatacatacatacatacatacatacatacatacatacatacatacatacatacatacatacatatatacatatatatacagatatatacagatatatacagatatatacacatacttacacatatatacatacacatatatacatacatacatacatacatacatacttacatggatACAgacattatacatgcatacatacaaatatacatacatacatacatacatacatataaacatacatatacacacacatatgtgtgtgtgtgtgtgtgtgtgtgtgtgtgtgtgtgtgtgtgtgtgtgtgtgtgtgtgtgtgtgtgtgtgtgtgtgtgtgtgtgtgtgtgtgagagtgtgtgttttcttcataataatattagGCTAGTTATACAGGTATGCAATATTTGAAGATGAGGGTCACTTAAAGAGTTGAAAGAAACTACATAAATACTCAAAATGTAAGATTTTTTCATTTACTGCTAAAAAAGAACAATTTGTTTAGGTGGTTGATTTAATTCTGTATGCAACCAGTGCAAGCAGCCAATAGTATATTAGCTTATAAAGATATGTAATGGTTTATATAAAAGCAGTAAAGATGTCTATTTTAGATGATTTTTATACTATTTAGAGGAACTTGGTTAAAAGCACAACATACCCATCTCTTTAGTTATTGTGGAGGTAAAGAGTAGAATTTCAAGTGAATGTAATGTGGCGGGAATTGTACTAGTTTTCTTGGTTTGTTTATCAGAAGTAAGTTTTGGTGACCCATTCTGTGTTATCTTGATGTTAGTCTCTGTGCAGCTTTCATTGTTTAGAAGTTTCACTGTGTAAGTTATCAGGTTCATCCCCTGAAATGTTTTATATTGCTGTTTTACAGCTTACTTGCAAAAATATAATGAATTCCCTCGAGGGCAGTAGTGAAACAGTGCCCATACTTTCAAACATTGACATGAAAGCTTTTTCTGTGTAAAATATCATTTACAGTTTAGTTTCTAAAGCTTTTTACATAGATTCAGTTTATATATGAAAGAAGCCAGTTGGTATAACCTTATTTGGTACAGACTGCAAAAATTACTCAAGGCAATAGTTAGTAAGATTACACAACAATGCATGGACTTACCCATGCACCCAGTTACATACAAATTTTGGCTTCAGTTCATTATGATTTCTAAAGTAAatatttgtaaaagaaaaaaaggagaaaacatggagatcatttcttagtaaatgtaATCTTTTAGAGTGGTCTGTGAAAACAAGGTATACTTATTGAATTTCATCAGTTATCTTGTAGAAGAAGGGGACATGTTATGAATTATTAACTTTATGACAAATGGTGGAAAGAGTAAAATTCAACAGCTATGATCTCTTGTTTTAAGAAAAGAATGGGTAAAACTGCCAGATATAAGTAGATTTCTCTTGATTTATGAACACTGTCTAAAACTTCCTTACAAATTTCAATGTGTAGTAATGAAGCCAGTGTTTACATTATAACtttacatttatatgatttaatTTGGTATATGTACTCCCTAATGGCTTTTGTACACGAGTCTACCACAGGCCAACATAATGTAATAGTCACACACTTTGTTTAGGTCAGTTCATAATTGTATAGCTTAGTAAACTTCACTCTCAAAGTAATCAAGCTGGTTattgtaattttaaaaaaatcagaacaatgcaaaaatgttttttttcattatgttgaCTTGAAATATAAAACTAAATGGAAACTGTGAGACAGAAAATTCTAGCTGCAAATTATTTTGCTGTAACAAAGTTGGTTTTTATAGTCATTTTATCTGACCCATAGATCCTGTGAATTAAACTGACGAAGCATTTTGTTTACAATAACTGTCTGTTAATAATGTTGACATAGTGATTGCATGATTTGAACACTTTATGAGAATGCAAGAGCTGTAGGGCAGAGGATCCCAACCTGGGAGGCCATGGAACTGTATGAACATTCTGAATTTAAATTAAACTGGATTTTGTCTCGTCTGCAGTACCTCCCGAACTGATAATTATCTTTCACCgatcaataaattggaatctttccatataGAGTAGTGCATGAGTTGCTTTCCGGTTCAGAAATGCTTGTGCTTAAcagtgtattttatttgtttctcttctcttcagttTCGATAAAGAGGACAAcagtgaggatgaggaagatggtaAGTAGAGACCCTTGAAAGATCTGTTTTATGACTGAAAGGACTTTTgcaacggtatatatatatgtgtaatatatatatatatatatatatatatatatatatatatataatatatatatatatatatatatataatatatatatatatatataatatatatatatataatatatatatatatatatatataatatatatatatataatatatatatatatatatatatatatatatatatatatatatatatatatatatatatataatatatatatatatatatatatatatatatatatatatatatatataatatatatatatatatatataatatatatatatatatataatatatatatatatatataatatatatatatatatatatataatatatatatataatatatatatataatatatatatatatataatatatatatatatatatataatatatatatatatatatattacacacacatatataaaatgtgtacatatgtatatatatgcatagatttatgtatatgtgtatacatatatatatatatatatatatatatatatatatatatatatatatatatatatatatatacatgtatatatgtgtgtgtgtgtgtgtatatatattatgtatgtctatatatatagatagatggattgatcgatatagatatatacaaatatatatcacagaGTGATACCAACAATCAGACTGAGAATAATAAAGATGGAGGATTCTTAAGGGTAGTCACTGAAAATGGGTCATTTATTGGTTGGTATttgggagaatttttttttttttttctttttttcatgttttctctttAGTTgaggtttttattttctatgtttgGGGGAAAAAAGTTCCACAAGAGAAATAATAGGCTGTATGACaaaatgtacattttatatagttatatatacatatatatatacatatatatatacatatatatacatatatatacatatatatatatatatatatatataattatatatatatacacatttatatatatatacacatttatatatatatatatatatatatatatatacatatacacatttatatatatatatacacatttatatatatacatttatgtatatatatacatttatatatgtatacatatatacatatatatctatatacacatgtatatatacatagtatatatacataatatatatacataatatatatacataatatatatacataatatatatacatatatatactcacataaacatttatacatacatacatacatataataaatgtttGTTCATttggtgattataattatttgaaaTACAAAGATGTTAGTAGGTTATCAGATATAGCCAGTCATCACAAGCCTCTGGTgcatctttgccccccccccccaaaaaaaaaaaaaaaaaaaaatgcagatattTGTTGATTGgtgtagataagcagatagatagatagatagatagatagatagatagatagatagataatggatagataggtagataaatagataattgatagattgatagataattgatatataggtagatagttgATTGATAGATGTTGATAATAGATGATTGATGATGTAAACAAATTGTGTGTTGTGtccaggggaagaggaggaagatggtgtgGATGCTTTAGAAGGAGACCCAGAGCAGGACGATGAAGACATagatggtgaggaggaagaggagatagacgaagaggaggtagaagaggaagaagacgaagacgaggatgaagaagatgTGCCTCTGGATGCTCTCTACAAGGAGTATAATCCTGTAAGTGTTCAAGATTGATTTCACTTCCTCTGCTGCCTTCTTCCATTCTCTGCTGTGACTTGTTTCTTTACTAGaaatatctctcccccccttctacttcttgttctttgtatttgtagattcagattttttgttatttatagaaAGGGACTTCAACTTGTGATTTTGAAGTAGGCTTTCATACTTTTCATGCCGGTTGGGACAAGGTAATTTTGTTaaatgaaggaatgaaaagaagattgtttatcattttgattgtGATTAAGGTTGGTAAACTACAGGAAATGTTGAAAATATGTTAATTCTTAGCATAGTTGCACGCCTATcctatgatgataatgtaaatgcttATTCTGTTCCTCTAGATCGGAGATGATGATTACGAAGCAGCagatggtgaagaagaggaagatgacatcctggaggaggaggaggaagaaggtaaagtTTCATtgtcccttttatttctttactgaTATGTGAGCATCGCAAGGTTCTGTTGTCATTCGATGCCTGTTTCTCACACTTCTTTTCGAAGTCTTCTTCCTGCCCTATCTTTCCCGATGCTTTACAGCCTGTCTCTGTTTAAAAGGGGTAATTGATAATAGGTCTGTTTATTCTCTCCATTGGAAACCACTCGTTAGTGGAAGAAGGGCACTTAGGTATGTCTTTTGTCAATGAAATATGTCTTTGCTACATATTCATAAACTTTTTAACTGTGGATGACACATATTGATGTCAAGGGTCACTTTAGCTCCACTACAGATGATAGGTAATGATGTTATAGCTGACCTTGGCTGGATTGAAGAGGGAGTTTGTTTTTCAGTGTAACAGGGAGCAGATATATCTGTCAGAAGTtgactaaaacatttttttttcttaattttggtAATGAAAGACAAGATGTTGGGCAAACTTACACAATTTGATAAAAGCATCAAATTGACCAGTCTAGCTCTGCAAACAGCCAGTGCATGATAAGAACTCTCCACTGGGCCAGCAAGCTGTTTAGGAATCTTAGTGAATGGATTCATTAGGATTCATTATGAGAGCAGGTATTATATCTTTCTCAGGAACTATATTATTGTCTTAAAGATTTCTTTAGTCATTAGAAAAATAAGGCTTTAAACTAGCTGGCTGTGGCTACTCTGTGACCTTTCTTTTAAAGTAAAGTGATAATTAAAAAGATCCTTGATTTAAGTTTGAGCACCCAATCATTTTGagtgtggtagggggaggggaaagcacaTTGCAGCTTCAACAATTTACTTTTGAGGGTGGGAGTGTTGCACAGAATGGGTGAGTGAAATGGCTTTCTCTGTCTGAACTTTATGGTGGGCTAGATTGCAAAAGTTCCTGTTTCCTGATTGAAGTTTTGACTCATTCCCAGACTAGCTGTGATGTCACTGGATTCATCTGAGCTCAGCTACCATGGTTTATAAAGAACAGTTCCTCTGTGATACAGTGATAgctcttttcttcctttgctgTTGTAAATATAGGaagaatatagatatgtaactaTTATTCTAGATTATGAAAAACATCACCCATACATTTGATTGTGggtttcttcactttcttttttaccttGTTCTTAAAATAGAACAGAACCCATGTTGTTCAAGAATCACAGATGTTACAGATGGAATATCCTCACTTTTAAGCACAAGACAGCATTTAACCTACTCCCAGGAAAATGCAGTGTTCACTatagttttgttttttgaaatgtgtctacacatagatgactccacaaATGTTCAGCCTCCAAgtaatcaattagtagacctcatAGCCTCACCCGATTTCCCCGTCCTTAGAGTTTTCAGGATTCTTTTtaggcttttgttattattgtagacattatgattattataatgctattaacattattaatagcaatataagaGAACAAAGAACTTTATGATCAAACACTCAGAGAGCCATCTACAGTTATTAAAGTAAACTCAGTAGGCTTTCCAggggttaatatgtatatatatatatatatatacatatacacatatatatgtatgtatgtatatatatatgtatgtatgtatatatatatgtatgtaagtatatatatatgtatgtatgtatgtatgtatgtatgtatatatatatatatgtatgtatgtatgtatatatatatatgtatgtatatatatatatatatatgtatatatatatatgtatatatatatatatatatatatatatgtatgtatgcatgtatatatatatgtatgtatgtatgtatatatatatatgtatgtatgtatatatatatatatgtatgtatgtatgtatatatatatatgtatgtatgtatgtatgtatatatatgtatgtatgtatgtatgtatgtatatatgtatgtatatatatatatatatatatgcatgtatatatatatatatatatatatatatatattatatatatatatgtatgtatgtgtatatatatgtatatatgtatgtgtatatatatgtatatatgtatgtgtatatatatgtatatatgtatgtgtatatatatgtatatatgtatgtatatatatatgtatgtatatatatatgtatgtatgtgtatgtatatatatatgtatgtatgtgtatatatatgtatgtatgtgtatatatatatgtatatgtatatatatatatatgtatgtatgtatatata from Penaeus chinensis breed Huanghai No. 1 chromosome 31, ASM1920278v2, whole genome shotgun sequence includes:
- the LOC125042211 gene encoding acidic leucine-rich nuclear phosphoprotein 32 family member A-like isoform X1 gives rise to the protein MEKRIELERRGRNPAKITELNLDNCKSTSVVGLTEEFENLEVLSLINVGLTSLKGFPALPNLRKLELSDNRISGGLSALTCLPKLSYLNLSGNKIKDLETLEALKDLKSLVNLDLFNCEVSQIENYREKMFSLIPSLVFLDGFDKEDNSEDEEDGEEEEDGVDALEGDPEQDDEDIDGEEEEEIDEEEVEEEEDEDEDEEDVPLDALYKEYNPIGDDDYEAADGEEEEDDILEEEEEEGKVSLSLLFLY
- the LOC125042211 gene encoding acidic leucine-rich nuclear phosphoprotein 32 family member A-like isoform X2, whose amino-acid sequence is MEKRIELERRGRNPAKITELNLDNCKSTSVVGLTEEFENLEVLSLINVGLTSLKGFPALPNLRKLELSDNRISGGLSALTCLPKLSYLNLSGNKIKDLETLEALKDLKSLVNLDLFNCEVSQIENYREKMFSLIPSLVFLDGFDKEDNSEDEEDGEEEEDGVDALEGDPEQDDEDIDGEEEEEIDEEEVEEEEDEDEDEEDVPLDALYKEYNPVSDDEDIDGEEEEEIDEEEVEEEEDEDEDEEDVPLDALYKEYNPIGDDDYEAADGEEEEDDILEEEEEEGAENRGQKRKLEESED